One Nicotiana tomentosiformis chromosome 4, ASM39032v3, whole genome shotgun sequence genomic window carries:
- the LOC138909998 gene encoding uncharacterized protein, with the protein MQEVVKKEIIKWLDAGVVYPISDSSWTSPVQCVPKKGGMTMVINDKNELIPTKSLGKIIFRFHFLIKCLTGWPDEHFIVFLMDIPATIKFSLLLRTKKRLLSLVPMDFSKVVNPLCKLLEKDAKFHFNEDCMKAFELLKFKLTTTPIITAPDWSLPFELMCDAMTEKELLAIVFAMEKFRSYLKGTKVIVDTDHATLRYLMSKKDYKARLMRWVLLLQEFDLEIQERKGSENQVADHLSRLEDEGRTHDCLQINDSFPDEQLLAIYMIGMPWFADFANYLVSGIVPNEFSSNQRKKLKLDCLDYYWDEPYLFRMCTDGVIR; encoded by the exons atgcaagaggtggtaaagaaggagatcataaagtggttggatgccggggtagtttaccccatttccgatagctcgtggacctctccggtgcaatgtgtcccaaagaaagggggaatGACTATGGTCatcaatgacaagaacgagttgattcctacaaagtcactcggaaagatcattttccgctttcatttcttgatcaaatgcttgacaggTTGGCCGGACGAGCATTTTATTGTtttcttgatggatattccggctacaatcaaattctcattgctcctgaggaccaagaaaagactactttcacttgtccctatg gacttttctaaggtggtgaaccccttgtgtaaacttttggagaaggatgccaagttccatttcaacgaggattgtatgaaggcattcgaattgctcaagttcaagttgactactactcctattatcacagCACCGGACTGGAgtttgccttttgagctcatgtgtgacgcaa tgaccgaaaaagagctccttgctattgtttttgctatggaaAAGTTCCGCTCGTACTTgaagggtacaaaggtgattgttgaCACCGACCATGCGACGCTTCGATATTTGATGAGTAAGAAAGATTATAAAGCAAGActaatgcggtgggtgcttcttttgcaagagtttgatctagagattcaagaacgcaaaggtagtgaaaaccaagtggcggaccacttgtctcgtttggaggatgAGGGGAGGACACATGATTGCCTTCagataaatgattcatttcccgacgagcaactcctagccatttATATGAtcgggatgccatggttcgccgactttgccaattatcttgtgagtggcattgtaccaaatgagttctcttcaaaccaaaggaagaagctcaaactggattgccttgactattattgggatgagccttatctcTTCCGGAtgtgtaccgatggtgtgattcgatga